The following are from one region of the Silene latifolia isolate original U9 population chromosome 9, ASM4854445v1, whole genome shotgun sequence genome:
- the LOC141602457 gene encoding vicilin-like seed storage protein At4g36700, with translation MSKTSRVMAVLSYLVIFIICLELPVNIVSGRVKNEVSGPAAQVVKKDERTTVFESEFGSISTVDIDDGTEKNKYHLQFINMEPNALFLPVLLHADMVFYVRSGNGILSWTEDDKINKVNLQRGDLYRLQSGTLFYLNSNNTNTFWSVTPSLRIVAIFDDPDEEQLQSPSVGPYSTINELVRGFDDPVLQSAFQVPEQVIQELTNTSDTAVIVSADQQSKEEEDEEFPFVKAMFGIQRLSMRASENKKKKHTKTFNFFKEEPDFENCNGWGKFVSKHDLRALRDSQIGVYMVNLTTGSMVGPHWNPYANEVSVVLEGEGMVQVVCASSLTNKDCKNTRVRVEEGDVFTVPRFHPVAQMSFNSDSLVFMGFSSISKKDKPQFLVGKASFLQKLDKGILGVAFNVSNTTIGQLISVRKKSILQDCTSCAEEQEGISEEEKGTGRRGEGEREAEEEKERKGEGEGEGEGEPGARRQEEERREREEEGGRSEKESKEERGRREETEEEEERQTEEEKQERREEERRERQEEGGRSEEGSKEEMGRREETEEEKERQREKERREEAERRERRQEEGGRSEEGSKEEMGRREETGEEEERQREQERRERRQESERHEEESEEDMGRREEIEEVERQGEEDEAGRGWL, from the exons ATGTCGAAAACGTCACGAGTTATGGCGGTATTATCGTACTTAGTGATTTTTATCATATGTTTGGAGTTACCCGTGAACATTGTGTCAGGGAGGGTGAAGAATGAAGTGAGTGGACCGGCAGCGCAGGTGGTGAAGAAGGATGAGAGGACGACGGTTTTTGAATCGGAGTTTGGGTCGATATCGACTGTGGATATCGATGATGGTACCGAAAAGAATAAGTATCATCTTCAGTTTATAAATATGGAGCCGAATGCCTTGTTTCTTCCTGTTCTTCTACATGCTGACATGGTTTTCTATGTCCGTTCAG GAAATGGAATATTAAGCTGGACAGAGGATGACAAGATAAACAAAGTAAATTTGCAGCGAGGGGACCTTTATCGACTGCAGTCGGGCACCTTGTTCTACCTTAACAGCAACAACACCAACACCTTCTGGTCTGTAACACCAAGTCTTCGAATCGTTGCCATTTTTGACGACCCTGATGAAGAGCAGTTACAG AGCCCATCTGTTGGACCATATTCGACCATCAACGAACTTGTTCGCGGTTTTGACGATCCTGTTCTTCAGTCAGCTTTTCAG GTACCTGAGCAAGTGATACAGGAGTTAACAAACACATCAGATACCGCAGTTATAGTATCTGCAGATCAGCAAAGCAAAGAGGAGGAGGACGAAGAATTTCCGTTTGTCAAGGCCATGTTCGGAATTCAGAGGCTGAGCATGCGAGCAtcagaaaataagaaaaagaaacacACCAAGACATTTAACTttttcaaagaagaaccagattTTGAGAACTGCAATGGATGGGGAAAATTCGTCTCAAAACATGATTTACGCGCACTGCGTGATTCCCAAATCGGAGTTTACATGGTGAACTTAACCACG GGTTCAATGGTGGGGCCACACTGGAATCCCTATGCCAACGAGGTATCCGTGGTGCTAGAGGGTGAAGGAATGGTCCAGGTGGTTTGCGCTAGTTCGCTGACAAATAAAGACTGCAAGAACACAAGAGTTCGAGTTGAAGAAGGTGATGTTTTTACGGTTCCAAGGTTTCATCCAGTCGCGCAGATGTCTTTCAACAGCGATTCACTTGTTTTTATGGGGTTCAGCAGTATATCAAAGAAGGATAAACCTCAATTCCTAGTCGGAAAGGCTTCGTTTCTTCAGAAACTAGATAAGGGTATATTAGGTGTAGCCTTTAATGTATCGAACACGACAATTGGTCAGCTGATAAGTGTGAGAAAGAAGTCAATTTTACAGGATTGTACTTCCTGTGCTGAGGAACAGGAGGGGATTTCCGAAGAGGAGAAGGGGACGGGAAGGCGGGGAGAGGGAGAAAGGGAAgcggaagaagaaaaagaaagaaaaggagaagGTGAAGGTGAAGGTGAAGGGGAGCCCGGTGCTAGACGACAAGAAGAGGAGCGAAGGGAAAGAGAAGAGGAAGGTGGAAGAAGCGAGAAAGAATCCAAAGAAGAAAGGGGGAGAAGGGAGGAGACCGAAGAAGAGGAGGAAAGGCAAACAGAAGAGGAAAAACAGGAAAGACGTGAAGAGGAGCGAAGGGAAAGACAAGAGGAAGGTGGAAGAAGCGAGGAAGGATCCAAAGAAGAAATGGGGAGAAGGGAGGAGACCGAAGAAGAGAAGGAAAGgcaaagagaaaaggaaagaCGCGAAGAGGCAGAGCGAAGGGAAAGACGACAAGAGGAAGGTGGAAGAAGCGAGGAAGGATCCAAAGAAGAAATGGGGAGGAGGGAGGAGACAGGAGAAGAGGAAGAAAGGCAAAGGGAACAGGAAAGACGTGAAAGACGCCAAGAAAGTGAAAGACACGAGGAAGAGTCCGAAGAAGACATGGGAAGAAGGGAGGAAATAGAAGAAGTGGAAAGGCAAGGAGAAGAGGACGAAGCTGGAAGAGGATGGCTTTAA